In one window of Oryza sativa Japonica Group chromosome 9, ASM3414082v1 DNA:
- the LOC107275672 gene encoding putative wall-associated receptor kinase-like 16: MSEMATSPSALHMQAVALGAAVFLLSCLASAQQPPAPGCLDKCGDINITYPFGVGGAHCFRDKSFQLECNVVVNNSHPRLIMPAYNQQLLSLSPDGEALAALDIQHEAYYYNCNASHPTASASSQPNNMTFATLNKSTVYRFPVSTYRFNATTNSYVVPVALDWAIRDVHNCSAAKLNATNYACRSANSKCSDTTDGAGYRCRCSGGYEGNPYLHAGCQDIDECQRTNEYPCFGNCINMPGGFSCSCPPGTRGNPTIKSGCVKTNQGLTTGSIIGIGVGSGAGLLVMALGAAFLTRNIKNRKARILRQKFFKQNRGHLLEQLVSQNADIAERMIIPLAELEKATNNFDESRELGGGGHGTVYKGILSDLHVVAIKKSKVAVQREIDEFINEVAILSQINHRNVVKLFGCCLETEVPLLVYEFISNGTLYDHLHVEGQPSLPWEYRLRIATETARALAYLHSAVSFPIIHRDIKSHNILLDVSLTTKVSDFGASRCIPAEQNGVTTAIQGTLGYLDPMYYYTGRLTEKSDVFSFGVVLIELLTRKKPYSYRSPQDDSLVAHFTALLTHDNLSDILDPQVKEEGGKEVNEVAVLAVACVKLKADERPTMRQVEMTLETVRSSLLRQELVPSVAAEESKEKHVSWSYPVSEGTSIESSRQYSNDEEYLLSSRYPR; this comes from the exons atgtCAGAAATGGCTACCAGCCCCAGTGCCCTGCACATGCAGGCGGTTGCCTTAGGCGCCGCCGTGTTTCTCCTCTCCTGCCTTGCGTCGGCTcagcagccgccggcgccgggctGCCTCGACAAGTGCGGGGACATCAACATCACCTATCCcttcggcgtcggcggcgcccaTTGCTTCCGCGATAAAAGCTTCCAGCTCGAGTGCAACGTCGTCGTCAACAATTCCCATCCACGCCTCATCATGCCTGCCTATAATCAGCAGCTGCTCAGCCTGTCCCCCGACGGCGAGGCGCTCGCCGCCCTCGACATCCAACATGAGGCCTACTACTACAACTGCAACGCGAGCCATCCCACCGCCAGCGCCAGCAGCCAGCCGAACAACATGACGTTTGCGACCCTCAACAAAAGCACTGTCTACCGCTTCCCCGTGTCCACGTACCGCTTCAACGCCACCACCAACAGCTACGTCGTGCCCGTCGCGCTGGACTGGGCCATCCGGGACGTCCACAACTGCAGCGCCGCCAAGCTCAACGCCACCAACTACGCGTGCCGGAGCGCCAACAGCAAATGCTCCGACACCACCGATGGCGCCGGGTACCGGTGCAGATGTTCCGGGGGCTACGAGGGCAACCCCTACCTCCATGCCGGATGCCAAG ACATCGACGAGTGCCAGAGGACAAACGAGTACCCGTGCTTCGGCAACTGCATCAACATGCCGGGAGGGTTCTCGTGCAGCTGCCCGCCTGGTACTCGTGGCAATCCGACCATTAAAAGCGGCTGCGTCAAAACTAATCAAG GATTAACCACGGGATCAATTATTGGTATCGGAGTTGGCAGTGGCGCTGGGCTATTGGTCATGGCACTCGGTGCAGCCTTTTTAACACGTAACATTAAGAATCGGAAAGCAAGAATACTGAGACAGAAATTCTTCAAACAGAACCGTGGGCATTTGTTGGAACAATTGGTATCTCAAAACGCTGATATTGCTGAAAGAATGATCATCCCCTTGGCAGAACTGGAGAAGGCAACAAACAATTTTGATGAATCACGGGAGCTTGGAGGAGGGGGACATGGCACCGTGTATAAAGGGATTTTAtcggatcttcatgttgttgcAATCAAAAAATCAAAAGTTGCAGTCCAAAGGGAGATTGATGAATTCATAAACGAGGTAGCCATTCTCTCACAAATCAACCATCGTAATGTGGTCAAACTTTTTGGATGTTGCCTCGAGACAGAAGTACCATTGTTGGTCTATGAATTCATATCAAATGGTACCCTTTACGACCATCTTCATGTGGAAGGACAACCATCATTGCCATGGGAATATAGGCTCAGAATTGCAACCGAAACCGCTAGAGCACTTGCCTACCTTCACTCGGCAGTATCGTTCCCTATAATCCACAGGGATATCAAGTCCCATAACATCCTATTAGATGTCTCACTAACAACAAAAGTGTCAGATTTTGGAGCTTCAAGGTGCATTCCTGCTGAACAAAATGGGGTCACAACCGCTATTCAAGGAACACTAGGATACCTAGACCCCATGTACTACTACACAGGACGTCTCACAGAGAAAAGTGATGTTTTTAGCTTCGGTGTTGTTCTAATAGAGCTACTTACCAGGAAGAAACCATACTCATACAGATCGCCTCAGGATGATAGTCTTGTTGCACATTTCACTGCCCTACTCACACATGACAACTTGAGTGACATACTTGATCCTCAGGTGAAGGAAGAGGGAGGCAAAGAGGTGAATGAAGTAGCCGTGTTAGCCGTGGCATGTGTAAAGTTGAAAGCAGATGAACGACCGACTATGAGGCAGGTGGAGATGACGCTTGAAACTGTTCGATCATCGTTGCTGCGGCAAGAACTGGTACCTAGTGTGGCCGCGGAAGAATCCAAGGAGAAACATGTCTCATGGAGCTATCCGGTAAGCGAGGGCACAAGCATAGAGTCGAGTAGGCAATATAGTAATGATGAAGAATATTTGTTGTCATCGAGGTACCCTCGATAG